Within the Butyrivibrio sp. AE3004 genome, the region AATATTCAGTCCAGTGCAGAAATAGAGCTATATAAATATGCGACTACCCTTGATAAAGATGCTGCTAATAATCCTATAACGGATTCCAAGAACTACTTTGCACATAAAGATGGATATTTTCTTTTAGGATTTGATGACAGTAGTGATGAGGGAGATTATATAGCAACCTATCCTGCAGATGCGATGATCGCTGTTCAGAGAACAGATAATAAGACCATATATGCTGTATGGGAGCCACTTGTATATCTTAACTTTGTAAATAATACAAATGTTGGGGATGTTACATTTGGGCTTAGCTCTACTGACAGTTCAGCACTTCAGGTTATTAATGTAAAGAACGGTATGTATGACCGTACCCCTATTACGGATCTGAATAATATTACTGTCGCAAATGGGGAGACATTAAAGCTTGCTATACCTTATGGTGCGGAAAAGAATATAACCATAAGCGGAACAAATCACCTCGGTGCCGGAACAATGCTTTTGTGGCAGAGTGATGCGACTAACAATCCATCAAGTGGATTTGCTGAAAATGGAGATGATTATGCGTTTACAGAAACTCCGATAGTGGATGCTACCGGTATTACAGTAACATTTACTTCCAAGCAGCATGACAGGACGATAGTGCTTCACGATAACTATGGGGACGATGAGACCCATGAGGTTTATCTTTCTTATGATGATGAAAGTACAATTCTTCCGACCACAAATACAAGACTTGGATATCAGTTTAAAGGATGGGCTAGTACAAGTAATGCCACATCTGCGGAATATACTTCAGCAAATAACTATACAATTAGCAATTTGAATAACTTCTTTGGAACGGCGATTATAAAGGATTTATATGCTGTTTGGGAAGCACGAGCAGAAGCATCTACAGTATATGTATATAAATCCGTGACGCTACCAGGAGACAGAGATAAATACTTTGACTTTACTGTGTCATTTGATGGAAGCTGCAAACCAACAAATAATAGTACAAGAATTACTATAGAAAAAAAGTCAGCTACAATGACGCTAAAAAGTGGAGAGTATTTAAAAATATATTCAGAGAAATATGTAGGAGAGTATCGTCTATATGGATTACTGGGTGCGCATCCTTATCTAAGAACAACGGTTACAAAGTATAATGACCTTGATGTTCAGGTTGGAAATTCCCAAGTTCTTTATTGGGAATACAATAGCAATGTGGAAGTAAATTATAATGATGGCGGAATTAACTATATGGTTAAGGAAGCAGATTATAATGCAGATTTTTATGATACAAATGTTGCAGTTGCTGCAGAACTTACCCAAGGTTCTATTGTTCCATCGCAGTCTGACAGAAATATCCTATGGCATGATTCAGACGCCGGTGGTACTGCAATCTTCACAAACTCATTGCAGACAGTGGATATCAAGGTTGAGAAGGAACTCATAAATGACACTGAAACTCCTGTAACCACTAACTTTGGATTTACAGCATCGTACATAATTGACAAGGGACTTCCGACAGAAGATGAACAACTTCTGGAAAGCTTTAATGTTACAAGCGGCTCCTATTATATGCTGGAGAAAGTGCCGGTAGGTGTTGAGCTTGTGATAAAAGAGATTAAGCAGGATGACTATGATACTGAGGTTTTAGCGAGCTCAGACACGGCCACAATTGACGGAACTTATGATAAGGATGAAAATTCGTTCCTCTTTGTAGTGCCTAAACAGAACAATATCAAAGTCAAATTTACGAATACTCTTAAGTCCTATAAGGTGACACTTTACAAGGTGGACGGTAAAGAACAACCCGGTGTTGAGGCACTCTTTACATTGGCACAGGATGCAAGTATATTAGGAACACTTCTTTATCCTAACCAGACAACAGGTGTGTTCTATCCTCGTCCGAATTCGACAAAGCCTAAGATGTATGTTGGAGAGTACACACTTACGGAGACCTGGGTAGAGTCCGGATTTATGCAGCTGGAAGATCCAATCAAACTGACCATATCCGGAGAGGATAACGGAAAGATTACCTCTGATGACAAGGTGCATGTAAAGGTTAAGGAAGAGATTGTTAACGGAGAGAAGGAGTTTAAGGTTTACATCATTAACTCCAACGGTGCGGATATTTCCTTCAAGAAGATCGATGGCTACGGAAATCCTTTAAAGAATGAAGGTACTGATTCAGAAGCATGGTTTGCACTTTACAAGACCTTTGCTGATGCGCAAAATGCAGCCGTCACAGATACTGAAGCAGGAACATCCTTTGATGAGGATGACACCAAGCTTGAAACTGTAACCATTACCACAGGCACAGGTGCAAATGAGGTTAAGGAGCAGAAGGTATATGCTACTCAGGATGACGAAGGTGAGGTTAAGTTCGAGATTCCTGCAGGCACATACTTCATGAAGGAAGTAAAGGCTCCTAAGGATTATACCTTTGACAGTACTGAGTATTCCGATTATGGTGTTACACTTCCGCAGGGAACTGATGAACTTCAGTGTATCTACAGAATCGTTGTTGGTACTGAAGCTGCTACTGATGCTGGAGTGACACTCGGTGAAAATGAAGAGTTCAAGATTCAAAGGATGAAGGATGATACAAATGTTGATGAGGACCTTGATGTCGAGAAGTATGGCATAATGAATATTTCAACAAAGACTGAGAGAATAGTCCTTAGGAAAGAGGCTACCACAGGATTACCTCTTACCGGAGCTATCTTCGATATAATAAGACCTGACAGATCATATTATAAAAAGAATCTCTCATCAGGTTCAGCAGGAGGATTCTGCGTGGCTGATCTGCCATACGGATATTACTATCTGTATGAAAGCGCAGCACCTTTAGGATATGCGGGATCAGGAAAATATTATAAGCTGACAATCGACGAAAACGGCAAGACGTTATCAAGTCCGGAAAACTCAATTGAAGCATTTGAACCACAACCTTAAATGTAAAAGAGCGAAGCGATCACAGCTTCGCTCTTTTTAAAACCGGGGCAAAAACCATTGTACGGAAATTGAGGTACTGTTATAATTTGCTTTAAATTAAAAAGGCAAGGTGAAGAAATGATTTTATTACCACAGATGTTTATGCTTTTTATGCTCATGACTGTAGGAATTATCTGCAGGAAGACAGGGCTTATGGATGACAGGATAAGTAAAGGCATGTCAGGGATTGTTGTAAATATTGCAAGTCCTGCTTTTATTTTGTCCGCAGGAATTAATAAGGACGAGGTCGTAACCAACAGGCAGCTACTTGCGTGTGTTATTGCGTCAGTAGTCATATATCTTGGGCTGATTTTGATTTCGATTTTCATACCAAATATATTGAGGTTAAAAAAGAATTATTTCGGAACCTACAGGGTAATGACTATTTTTTCAAATATAGGTTTTATGGGGTTTCCGATTGTGTCTGCAACCTACGGAGATGTGGGACTTTTGTATGCGGCATTTTTCCAGTTTCCATTTAACCTGCTTATCTATACCTACGGTATTCGTGCCATGAGGAGCGGTACGGACGTGGATTTTGATGAGAGCTTTTCATGGAAAAACATAATTAATGTGGGAGTAATATCCGTATTTGTTTCACTACTTCTTTATATGACACATGTGCATATTCCGGAGCCGATAGAGGATGTAGTAAGCAGTCTCAGCGGACTCACTGTGCCGATGAGCATGATGGTTATCGGTTATTCACTTGGCGGAATGAAGCTAAAGAGTCTGTTTGAGGATTATAAGCTTATGATCTTCTCTGCCCTGAAGCTTATAGTGATTCCCATTATCAGTGTATTACTGATGAAGCTGTTTATTAAGGATCAGATTCTTTTGGGAGTGTGCTTTGTAATGATAGCTACTCCCGTTGCCAGCATGTCGGCAATGCTTGCCCAGTACTACGGCGGCGATGAGGAAACAGCTTCAAGAGGAGTGGCTCTGACCACGCTCTTATCAGTGCTTACAATCCCTCTTGTAGGCGCAATTTGTTTATAATTTCTTTATGGTTTCTTGCCGTATGCTTCATTGAGTGCCCAATATCTGAATGATAGAATTATTGTGTAATATTGCGGAATCATGGTTATTTGGGTTGAATGAGGGAGAACAATGAACAGGATGAAGCACTGGCAGAGTTATCTTCTGATAATTATCTGTGTTGCGATAAATCTTTGTGGTAGATACCTGGCAAGCCGGGTTGAGATACCCTTCTGGTTTGATTCAATAGGCACATTAATTGCAGCATTTGAGCTGGGGCCTGTGGGCGGTGCTATCACAGGTGCCCTTGTCAATGTGTGCACTTCTTTTTATGACCTGAAAAATCTTGCTTATATTCTTGTGTCCATAGCAATAGGTGCTTCTGCAGGTCTTATTTTTCCAAAGAAAAAATTTGATGCTTTTATGATAATTTCGGCAGCAGTCTTTGCGGGCTTCATGGCTGTCATCATATCAACGCCTTTAAACATGATATTCTATGACGGCAAAACCGGAAATGTCTGGGGAGACAGTCTTATAGATATGCTCTCCCAGAGTATAAATGTTAAGTGGATATGCTCTCTTTTGGGCGAGGCCTTTGTGGATATTCCTGACAAGGCGGTAAGCGTTGTTATGGCGGTAGCTTCTGCTACTTTAGTTAAGAGGTTACTAAAAAAGCTTGGTTTAACAGGTAAAAATATCAATAAAGAATCTCAGGGAATACAGCTGCTTGTGCTGATCCTTCTTCCGATTGAGCTTCTTGTTTTTGGAACAGCAAGAGTAAATGCTGCAGATTTTGGGGCTGATTATGCTGCAATAGGTTATGACACAGAGGATGGTCTGGTATCTGAGGAACTTAATGCAGTTGCCCAGACTTCTGATGGCTATATATGGGCAGGTGCGTATTCGGGACTTTACAGATATGACGGCTACAAATTTGAGCAGGTTCAGCTCGATGAAAGAATTACAAATGTAATGCAGCTTTTTGCGGATTCGGAAGGGAATCTGTGGATAGGTACTAATGACAGCGGAGTAGCAAGATATAATACCGAGACAGAAAAAATTGATTTTTTCTCGGTTGATGATGGGCTTTCTTCCAACTCAATCCGTGCAATCTGCGAGGATGCAAAGGGGAATGTATATGTAGGAACAACAGGAAATTTATGCGTCATAGGAACTGACGGACAGGTTACGGAATTTCCGGAGGAATTATATTCGGTAAGAACTCTTAGCTTTGACAATATGTCGGATAAAAATCTGATTGTCGGAGTTACTAATGGCGGTGAGCTTTTTTTTATAGAGGATAATCAGCTGATTTCCATCTCAGTTATGAATGATGAGTCGGGAGTTTATTACGGTGCTGCGGCAGCAGGGGATGATGATACTTTTCTTGTTGGTACAAGTGCCGATTATGCGGTCAGGGTTAAGCTCTTAGATGACGGAACGATCAGGGAAATATCCAGGGTTACTACGAATGAGATTTCTTATTTTAACAGAGTTATGTATTCGAAAGAAAATGCGGGATATTTCTTTTGCTGCGAAAACGGACTTGGATTCATATCGGATGACGGTACTGTAACAGATATGTCTGCAGAGGATTTCAACAGCTCTGTCAGTGATGTCATTATGGATTATCAGGGTAATATCTGGTTTGCGTCCAACAAGCAGGGAATTGAGAGATACTCATGGAATCCCTTTGAGGATGTATTTGCAAAAGCCGGGATAGAAAGATCCGTTGTTAATGCACTTTTGATAAAGGATACAATTCTATATATAGGAATGGATAACGGACTTGTGGCGCACGACTTAAAAAATGACAGGGTAATACAGGTTCCGGATCAGCAGGTATTTGACGGTGTCAGGGTAAGGCATCTTATGGCTGATTCAAAAGGTAATATCTGGGTAAGCACCTATGGTCAGAACGGGCTTATTGAGATTACGCCTTCAGGTGAGACTGTATTTTTCAATGAGGAAACAGCAGGAACTGTTGGCGGAAGATTCAGGTCAGCGACAGAGCTGCCTGATGGCAGGATATTTGCAGCAAGCAGTACGGGCCTGAATTATATTGAAGATGGAAAGGTTACCGCTACGCTTTCCGAAGAAGATGGTATTGGTGCTCAGATTCTTTCTGCTGTGGTTGATGAGAACGGAAGAATCATAGCAGGCTCTGACGGTGATGGTGTTTACATAATCGAGGATGAAAAAATAACTTCAAGGATAGGTGAGGAGCAGGGGCTTGGGTCACCTGTAATTTTGAAGGTTGTTCCCTGTGACGGAGGTTATATTTTTGTCACAAGTAATGCGCTTTACTATTTTGATGGGGCAAAGGCTTCCAAGTTAAATAAGTTCCCTTACAGTAACAACTATGATGTCTATATAGGAGAAAACGGAGAAGCGTGGGTTAGCTCCAGCGCAGGTATTTTTGTTGTGGATAAGGATGCGCTTATTCGAAACGAAGATATAAGTTATGCTCTTTTA harbors:
- a CDS encoding AEC family transporter codes for the protein MILLPQMFMLFMLMTVGIICRKTGLMDDRISKGMSGIVVNIASPAFILSAGINKDEVVTNRQLLACVIASVVIYLGLILISIFIPNILRLKKNYFGTYRVMTIFSNIGFMGFPIVSATYGDVGLLYAAFFQFPFNLLIYTYGIRAMRSGTDVDFDESFSWKNIINVGVISVFVSLLLYMTHVHIPEPIEDVVSSLSGLTVPMSMMVIGYSLGGMKLKSLFEDYKLMIFSALKLIVIPIISVLLMKLFIKDQILLGVCFVMIATPVASMSAMLAQYYGGDEETASRGVALTTLLSVLTIPLVGAICL
- a CDS encoding diguanylate cyclase domain-containing protein, with translation MNRMKHWQSYLLIIICVAINLCGRYLASRVEIPFWFDSIGTLIAAFELGPVGGAITGALVNVCTSFYDLKNLAYILVSIAIGASAGLIFPKKKFDAFMIISAAVFAGFMAVIISTPLNMIFYDGKTGNVWGDSLIDMLSQSINVKWICSLLGEAFVDIPDKAVSVVMAVASATLVKRLLKKLGLTGKNINKESQGIQLLVLILLPIELLVFGTARVNAADFGADYAAIGYDTEDGLVSEELNAVAQTSDGYIWAGAYSGLYRYDGYKFEQVQLDERITNVMQLFADSEGNLWIGTNDSGVARYNTETEKIDFFSVDDGLSSNSIRAICEDAKGNVYVGTTGNLCVIGTDGQVTEFPEELYSVRTLSFDNMSDKNLIVGVTNGGELFFIEDNQLISISVMNDESGVYYGAAAAGDDDTFLVGTSADYAVRVKLLDDGTIREISRVTTNEISYFNRVMYSKENAGYFFCCENGLGFISDDGTVTDMSAEDFNSSVSDVIMDYQGNIWFASNKQGIERYSWNPFEDVFAKAGIERSVVNALLIKDTILYIGMDNGLVAHDLKNDRVIQVPDQQVFDGVRVRHLMADSKGNIWVSTYGQNGLIEITPSGETVFFNEETAGTVGGRFRSATELPDGRIFAASSTGLNYIEDGKVTATLSEEDGIGAQILSAVVDENGRIIAGSDGDGVYIIEDEKITSRIGEEQGLGSPVILKVVPCDGGYIFVTSNALYYFDGAKASKLNKFPYSNNYDVYIGENGEAWVSSSAGIFVVDKDALIRNEDISYALLNRSRGFYTSLTANATNAVMDSDIYLCCTDGVRKISLTDYNSFDNDYQIRVSRLWAEDDLISERDGKYVIPAISGRVRFDIAVLNFTLSNPLIHAFLDGTSDSGITCYQNEMQSLTYTNLPYGKYKLHVQVLDSGGDGVIREEIFNIEKESQLFERTYFKVYLIFVLVMFTFFLGWLLGRLRKSLSNMQTWKKEATTDPMTGLYNKATSKRELTQLCKTKKGILMMIDLDSFKLVNDLYGHDMGDKVLISFADIIRSCIRDTDLAGRMGGDEFIAFLQGTDDENAVAEKTRYINEQIVKVAKELMGDDMNIPLGASIGAVIAPDEGTDYEALFGLADKALYNVKQNGKHGYAMYRKANSKVNFSDATMATGLAGIRKILGERNIAKGAYTVDFNRLQAIYRTFVRMSKRTDVRVSIVQFVINPVSGNEISKDIVDTFLDILVNTLRANDVVALNGKNQAIVILTDINDDSEKAPIGRIMEKWDNIPGHNDYRVTYEIEAL